A stretch of Saccharothrix texasensis DNA encodes these proteins:
- a CDS encoding helix-turn-helix domain-containing protein has product MAIIVRIDVELAKRKMSVGEFAERIGLTPSNVAVLKNGRAKAVRFSTLEAMCRVLECQPGDLLEWVDDDEDGVIVAPTGDEGDR; this is encoded by the coding sequence ATGGCGATCATCGTGCGCATCGACGTCGAGTTGGCCAAGCGCAAGATGAGCGTCGGCGAGTTCGCCGAGCGGATCGGGCTCACGCCGTCGAACGTGGCGGTGCTGAAGAACGGGCGGGCGAAGGCGGTGCGGTTCAGCACGCTGGAAGCCATGTGCCGGGTGCTGGAGTGCCAGCCCGGCGACCTGCTCGAATGGGTGGACGACGACGAGGACGGCGTCATCGTCGCCCCGACCGGGGACGAGGGCGACCGGTGA